DNA from Solanum stenotomum isolate F172 chromosome 3, ASM1918654v1, whole genome shotgun sequence:
GAGAATGATGCAAATAAAAAGAACCAATTACCAAATTCAAGCAGAGTTAACTCTGGGGCAGATACGAGCTCGTAGTGGGTTCTTCATCACAACGGTGAATTCTAGAATCTCTGTGAGATCAACATCATCTCCCTCCACAGGCTTCCATTGAAAATGCCAAACCAAATTAGCCACAAAGTATTCCAAATGAAGCATAGCCAATGCATAGGCAGGACATATTCTCCTCCCTGCACCGAATGGCATCATCTTGATCTCTCTACTCCCTGTTATATCAAACCCTTCGTTATCTGATCCTTCCACTAAGAACCTCTCTGGCCTAAACTCCAAGGGATCCTCCCACACCTTTGGGTCTAGACCCATCTCTGCAACCATGAAATTGATGGTGACATCCTTTGGGATGACGTACCCGTTCAGTTCTACTTCCTCTGTCACTGTGTGTGGCAGCACAAAGTGACCAGGTGGGTGCCGCCTAAGACCTTCTAATATCACTGCTTTCAAGTAGGGAATTTTCTGCAAATCCTCCTCCTTCACCACCTCTTCATCTGTCAACTTGCTCTGTTTTTCTCCCACTACACTTGCAATTTCTTGGTATAGTTTTTCCTGAATGGAAGGGCTTTTGACCAAGTTGGCCATAACCCACTGTAAGGCAGTGGACGTCGTATCAGTTCCGGCGCTTAGGAATTCACCGCAGAGGGTTACGATTTCTCCATGATTGAGGTTCCTTTTTTCCTCTGGCAACTCCAAATTCAACAGCGTATCCACATAAGCCACCACAAACTCATCACCGTGCTCGATTTTTTGTTCTTTGGTCCTTCTTCGAGCTTCAATCAGAGGGATGATGATACTCTCTTGCTCTTGTCGTAGTTCAATGAGTTCCTTCCAGCGATTccgaaaaattattttcccaaCTCTAGGAAAGAAATTGAGCGTATTGAATCGTCTGAAACCCAGGAGCATTTTTCGCTGTATATTTTCAATTTGTCTGATTTGAGATTCCTCAAGCTTATCCCCAAAACACATCAATACAAGAAGACAGAACATAGCATACTGAAAATGATCAATTAACTTAACAGAATCAACTTGGGAGTTACGGAGCTGCTGAATGAGGATACCCAATACCCAAGATCTGGCCTTGGAATAGGACTTGATACGAGAAGGGTGGAGTATTTCTGAAGTCAAATTTCGACGGAGTAGACGCCATATAGGGCCGTAAGGGGAGGAGTTGATGTTCCGCTGGTTACTACTGACGGGCCCAGCCTTTGGCCGGTCAGAGAAAACAGCACCTTGCTGGACTAAAGCTTGGTAGGCTATGGAGTGGCTAGCTACGAATATGGCTGAACGAGACCCAATCTTTAGGGTAATCAACGGACCATACTTAGCCTTAAGGTCACGGAGGATGGGTTCCAAGTCGGCGAAGGTCCTTTTGGCCCATAATAAGCTACCGATTACCGGAAAACTGTAGGGTCCCGGCGGGAGCTTCTTCTTGGTATTGGAATTTGGAGAgacaataatattaaaaatggatTTCAACCAGAAAGCAATACAGAgagtaacaacaataataaaccAGATTTCCATTGCTAAATCACTCACTACTTTGTAATCATCAATGAGatttttatcttcttattttcattatcattatcaccCGCCCAGTTCAGATATGGTGAGGAAGGTTGTCGCGACTTTACACATATAAGGTATAATatctcaaatataaaatatagaattattttatatgtatttgatTGGAGTTTGAAAattggccaaacacatatacacCCCTTTTAACTTgtccacatttttcattttgacactttatCTTAGCTTTATTCCATTTTAACTCTTGAACTCCAgtttttatgtttcattttaacacgaaatactatttttatgatttatttatttttatatatattcttcaattgcaacttcttattttaaattgacatgtgtcatttaattttagttaaaaaattaaaaattaacaaaaaataattctttttaaaaaataataatttctttttaaaagtgttatgtatttttgtgtgaaaataatcgacgaaattgtgttggttttctttttttaaaatcactgacaacctaacaaagtcagtcgagttttaacattgtttagtagtgttattagcaatgaacaagagtctttttttagtagtgttattaactAAGTCAGtcgagtctttttgaagattggtttttttattcgtattgatttatattaaaaattaaaagtgagtatttgcgttaaatttagatagcctagatgataagaaaaaataaataaatagtgttatttaatttgattgaatgtttaagaaagaacatcaaagaactttcgtcaatttgttttcatgcaaaaatacaaagatatatcaaaaaataatattattgtttgaaattttttatgtttatttgcgAATGTTTAATGTTTTTGATTAACAGGCAcacgtctatttttttaaaataagaaattgcaattgaagaacataaataaaaacaaatcataaaaattagtataagtgtttaaatggtatagaaaaaatggagtttaagggttaaaatggaacaaggctaagttgaagtgccaaaatgaaaaatgagggcaagtttgaggggttgtatatgtgtttggccttgAAAATTTTTATTCCATATTTATACCATAATGGTACTAccctttgtctcaatttatgggCATTTTTTATTTGTCGAGAGTCAATCAGTTCAAATTAGATTGAGAATTTgtgcatgaaatcttcaatttttttaaaatg
Protein-coding regions in this window:
- the LOC125857994 gene encoding cytochrome P450 89A2-like, with protein sequence MEIWFIIVVTLCIAFWLKSIFNIIVSPNSNTKKKLPPGPYSFPVIGSLLWAKRTFADLEPILRDLKAKYGPLITLKIGSRSAIFVASHSIAYQALVQQGAVFSDRPKAGPVSSNQRNINSSPYGPIWRLLRRNLTSEILHPSRIKSYSKARSWVLGILIQQLRNSQVDSVKLIDHFQYAMFCLLVLMCFGDKLEESQIRQIENIQRKMLLGFRRFNTLNFFPRVGKIIFRNRWKELIELRQEQESIIIPLIEARRRTKEQKIEHGDEFVVAYVDTLLNLELPEEKRNLNHGEIVTLCGEFLSAGTDTTSTALQWVMANLVKSPSIQEKLYQEIASVVGEKQSKLTDEEVVKEEDLQKIPYLKAVILEGLRRHPPGHFVLPHTVTEEVELNGYVIPKDVTINFMVAEMGLDPKVWEDPLEFRPERFLVEGSDNEGFDITGSREIKMMPFGAGRRICPAYALAMLHLEYFVANLVWHFQWKPVEGDDVDLTEILEFTVVMKNPLRARICPRVNSA